The sequence aaaaataataaatggagaGTCATTTTCTTATGAAAGGAATCGCTTAAGGAGCTCACCTACTATAAAGTAGGTGCCCGCAGCAGGAAAATTTTCACACTTTCTGATCCTCACCAGAATGCTTCTTGGTTCCTAAGTGGTAGTATTCACACtttcaggtgaagaaactgaggttcatggGCTTTATTCAAGGAGCTGAGAAGGTACAGAGGGGTGGATCCCATCCAGGTCTGTCTCTCAGACCCGGCCACCTCTTTGATCTTATAAACCTGTCTGATTCACACTCCAGCAGTTAAGAACCTACCTAATGAAAATGTGGTGAATGCTGCGCCCAGAGATAAAATAGACAAAGACCAGCAAACACAATGTCtaggtattattttttagaaagtacaaatacatttatttgtaGACACTGTTTCCTCCATTCAACTGGTAGTGATCTCCAGAAATGGAAATCCGAATTTAAGCCTGTTTTCAGAGTTTCATTTCTAGTGTCTAAAAATCTGAGGAGGTGTCATTCTGGATTGCTTTTCTTAGAAAGCTTAATGGAAATAACTTACTTTGCTGATCGAAACTAACCTTAAATTTGAGAATGAAATATACCAGGATAGTTAGGTGATCTTGAAGCGCCCTTTACCTGCGGGACCATGTTCTGTGTCGCACTGGTAGGTCTGTCATCTCATCCAGTGTGGctgtcccctctcctccagggctccctgacCCTTTTGCAAAGATTGTTGTGGACGGATCTGGGCAGTGCCACTCAACGGACACGGTGAAGaacacactggacccaaagtggaACCAGCACTACGATCTGTGAGTTGGATACCCCACAAGGCACTCGGGAATGAAGGGGAGTAGGTGTCTAGCTTGTAAgagaagcatttttttaaaaaagggattaCCAACTTCTTTCTGGTAACAAACGTGGATGGCCAAAGACACAGTGCCTACTTTGAGAATTCATATACTTGGAAGTTCTTGCATTTGAtgttttcatacatttttttatGGTTTGCTTCTGTAACTGTGATCTTCAAACATTCAGTCTCCTGGCCCTCTCTAACAGGAAAAAGGGGCTATGGTTCAGGTCCTCTATATGCTACTGTTTTTTGAGCAAAACCATGAGCATAGTTGTAAAACGCATTATTTGAAATgtattattatacatatttattatgttgtttttgttgtttagtcgccaagtcatgtctgactcttttgcgactccatggatgtagcctgccaggctcctctgtccatgggatttcctaggcaacaatactagagtgggtttccttctctacatattatacaaatattttatacacacacacatatatatatatatgctgattttaaaaattttgcttagatagtaaagaatctgcctgcaatgcaggagacccaggtttgatccctgggtcaggaacattctctggagaagggaatggctacccactccagtattcttgcctgaagaattccatgggcagaggagtctggctgactacagtccatggggtcacaaaaagtcggacacaactgagcaactaacacacacacattttttgcaAGAGCAAATAAAGTTTGGTATGAGTGAATGTATATAAGCCCACACACCATCCGACAACTTCTTATATCCATTCATTACGTGGATTGCCCTTTGAAAACCACTATTTTATATTCACCTCTGTTTTCATGTCCTTGCTAAGAAATTTTTGTCAGGTAACGCTGAGTGATTACTGCTTTGTTTTACTACCACACCACAGATTGTGCTGGGTTTGAGGGGGTTTTTAGTAGCTGGATCCTGAGGCCCACTGTGGCACTGGAGGTGGTCTGGAAAGCGGTTGTCAGTCCAAGTCCTGGAAGCCCCCTCATGGCTGACCTGCCCTGAGAAGAAGGGggtctcctgtcccagctctgctctTTTGTGTGCTTTGGGTGGATGGAGGGTTTGAAAGGAGTCCTTTGTTGCAGACTGGTTATTCTCTACGAAGCCTAATTGGTGGGAGCTTATGAATCCTGCCATTATCTTTGAAACTATTAAAATCTAGTAAATCCCTGTTATAGGATTATCATCAGCATGTAGTTATCTCCATGTGCTTCTCACATCATCAGCTGTAGCCCTTTTGCCGCCCATTGAAGTCGGTGACGGATATTCATCGAGTGCCTGTGCTTGTGGATCTAGAGCCAACATTATGTTCAGAGATTCTTCTGGACTAACAAGTCAGTCAAATAGAATCTCGATGGGCTACTGTAATACAGAAATGCAATTAAAGATGAATTTGCACTTTGGTTTCAGATATGTTGGAAAAACGGATTCTATAACCATCAGCGTGTGGAACCACAAGAAGATTCACAAGAAGCAGGGAGCCGGCTTCCTGGGCTGCGTGCGGCTGCTGTCCAACGCCATCAGCAGATTAAAAGATACCGGCTGTAAGAACCCGACGCTTTTCTGCCTCTCAATGCACCGAGGAAGGCTTACGAGCCATCGTTCTGCTTATTACCATTTTTGAATACAGAATTCCTGCCCTCCTCCCTAGTTAACATTCCCCAGGTTAAGTTTTGAATTGTTTGTTTGCAGACCAGCGTTTGGATCTGTGCAAACTAAACCCCTCAGATACTGATGCAGTTCGTGGCCAAATAGTGGGTAAGAACTTTCTCATCTCTAAAGAGATAACTTTTACAGAACTTAACATCCAGCTCTTCATCACTGAGAAAACACACAAAGCCACTGACCCGTGGTGACATACGTGAAGGACAAGCCACATTTGGGGGCCATCTCTCCAGTACCAAAAAGTTTCATCTTGTGTGGTTTTGTTATTTTATCCGGTTCCCTTCATTTAGTCGTTCAAGGTGGAGTTAAAGTGACTAAGGTACACAGAGATGCAGGGTTGTGATTTTAGCTGTAATTTGAGTCCTCACACTTGTCCCGTTACCCAAGCGCGGATGGGAAACATGGCGGCCACGCAGCACGAGCTGAGACAGCTCCACAGGAAGACCGTTACGTACGTAGACGGCAGCGGGGTTTCTGAAGACTTCCGTGTCCTATGATTTTACAGAAGATTGACTTAGAATGAAGAAACGGAACATGCTAATGTTATGAAGTGTTGACTAGACATATTCTGCTGGAAGTTAATTTGTCGGTTAAGCAGTTCCTCCTCTTATCCCACCCCATTCTTATTAGCATTTCAGAGTAACTCAGATATtgaccctgcattgcagggaatcCAAAAAACCCCATAGTATTTCAGTAGCACACAGAATGACTTACGACCCCAAATCTTTTAGGTCTTGTCTTGTGTagaacttgttgttcagttgctgagttgtgtctgactctttgcgacgtcaaggactacagcacgccaggcttccttgtccttcactatcttccagagtttgctcaaactcatgtccgttaggtcagtgatgccatccaaccatctcatcctctgttgcccccttctcctcttgtcctcagtctttcccagcatcagggtcttttccattgagtcggctaTGTAGATCTGACCCAGGATAAATGAACAGTGAGTATCCATCCTGCAAACTCTCCTGATGACAGAGTTCTCACTCACTGCCTGTTTGTGatgtcttctcttctctgtggagAGACATGCAGGGCAAAACCAGTGCCTGGAAGCAACTTCATCCGTGTCTTTGTTGGTTGTACTGGGGACGGAGAGTAGATACACAGATGCGTCTAGACTGTGCAAATAGTGCTCTCTGTGTCCTCATCCAGCATAAgtcagaatctttaaaaaacaagataACTTGGAAAAAGTGaatattgtgttatttttatgGAGAGTGTGGAACACACAGCACCTCCTCCTGTTCCACGTCTGCAGGGAAGGGCCCGGGTGGTATGCAGTGGTGTGGAGCCGCTGAGTGAAATGTCTCATACTTGAACGCACAGGCATGTGTGATGTGAGTGCAGAGACAGACacctcactttaaaaaataataccgtatataaattatacatttgtAGTGGCTCACTATATTGCAGTTGTATAAAATATCCCTGGATTTTAAtgcaagatgtccttttcttttcagTCAGTTTACAGACACGAGACCGGATCGGCACTGGCGGCTCCGTGGTGGACTGCAGAGGCCTGCTGGAGAGCGAAGGGTGCGTACCCCCAGGCCGCTGGCACTCGCGCTGCGGGAGAGCGCGCTGCACACCTTTTCACCGCGTTGAATATCTGAGGTGCAGGGAGGGACTTGGGGATACAACTGCGatccagtttccttgtctgtaaaggaAGCTGTCAAGACTAGTAGGGTCGTGCCCCAAAGACTCAGGGTCCAGTTTAGAGGTTCCCACTGGCCTGAGAGCGTTGGTCAAGAATGATAACTGCAACACATCAAACCAGTCCGTGGAGTTCATGACgatacagaaagaaagaagttatAAAAAACCAAACCCCCCAAACCGTCAAGAGCTCTCGTTGGTCACGATCATGATTTTTCGATCCCCAATGAATTAACTCTTAATGCCATTAATAGTTGTTGACACCATCAGGAAAGAGAACCTGACGTGAACATAGATCTTGGAAGTTCCAGGGATGGGAATGGGCTGCCCAGCCCCAGGGGACTATAACAAATCCCATCCAGAAGTGGGGCTCCCTGTAGAGTGTAGCAGACCTAAGCCAGTGTCCAGCAAATACACTGCAAGGAGAATAAgggaataaaaaggaaggaagagaacccGTAAATTTAATCAACAGGATTTAAGAGGCCCACCTACTAGATGCCGTGTGTGGATCTTTTTGGATCCTGATTAATGAGATAGTGGACTGGTGAAATTTGAATACTGACTGGCATTATGATGACCCATTTTGGGGATCATGCTAATGGTAAAAGGCCCATCTTTCAAAGATATGTGCCGAAATATCTAAGGATGAGATGGTAAAATGTGGGGATTGTTTTCCGAATAATCCACTGGAGGGGGAAGAGCTGGCCACGTGGCCACGGGATGGTATCGGAGGTGGGTGAAGAGTCCAGGGCGTTCACCGAACTAGTCCCTCACTTTGTGTTTCTCGGGAATTTTCCAGTGTAAAACGTTTTTCAAAAGTACTTGCTTAAAAGGGAAAATAGCCTATTAAAGTAAATTGTCTTCACAGTTGTTTAGAGGATGAGGATTTATGTTAAAAGTCACTTTTAAAGTCATTGCAATATTTGATGTAACCAGGAGTTCTATTATAAAATGACAAGGCAAATGGAATGTTTGAATTTGATTCCAagtcaagaaaattgaaatctcCTTTTCTGAACTTCTTATAGTTCAAGGTTGGTGTTTTCCGACCATTCAGCTATCCCCAAGTTTGAAATCCTACCTTGGCCTCAGTGGCACTTAACACATGGCTTCCTTAGGCCATTGATTCCTCGTGAACAAGTTTGGCTTCCCATTGAAAAAGGACAGGACGAATTTGATGAAACTAAGTCCGGGGGACATTCTGTATTGTCTAAGAGAAGCAGAATAGACGGGTGTGAGAGCGTGGCGTGAACTGGGGTGCGTCCCTGTCTTTGTCGGGTGTTGTCATGTGGGCTGTACTCTGCCCCTTCCAGAACCGTGTATGAAGACTCCGGGCCTGGAAGGCCCCTCAGCTGCTTCATGGAGGAGCCAGCCCCGTACACGGATGGCCCCGGGGCCGCTGCTGGCGGGGGCAACTGCAGGTTTGTGGAATCCCCGAGTCAAGACCAAAGACTTCAGGCTCAGCGACTGCGAAACCCTGAGGTGCGAGGGTCGCTCCAGACGCCGCAGAACCGACCTCACGGCCACCAGTCCCCGGAGCTGCCCGAAGGCTACGGTGAGGGCGCGCACCCGCCATTCCAAGTGCGGTTGGCCACGTGTCCCTCTCCAGTTTCAGACCTTTTCTGGTAACGCGTACCTGCCAGAGCCGCTGATGTTTGCAGAGCTCTGCCCCATGGCGGTTGTGTCAGTGTGATGGTTGACAAATCCTGCTCCTCCTTAATGTATCCTCCCTTGCTCCAAGCTTCTAGGACAGCAATTGTGTGAAGAATGTAGGCAAACAAATGTCAAAGAGAGCCAAGAGGAGCAGGGTGGGGGTCTGGATGAGCCTCTTTGTAGCGCCCTGGGATTTGAACGTGGGAAGGACGGCCTTGGGTAGGAGTGATAAGACTACTACTATCTGTTGTACTAACGTAGAACAGAATCTTTTGACAACCACAGAGGAAGCGCCTAAATGAAGGAGGACCCATGTAGATCCATGTTGGAGGATCCACATAGATGGGGCAGATGAGACCTGAAGTATGAGCTGttgcaggggacaggggtggaGGCAGGATGAGTCCCGAGGTGGCAGGTCGAGGGGTGTGGCTGCCTCTCCAGGTGGGAACAGGAGAAGTAAGATCTGTCCACACGCTGACCCCAGCAAGCCAGGCCCAAGTTCACTCCTGCCCTTCACACCCTTCTCTCGGTCCTTTCAAAGACTGTGGGAAGGAAGCGGGGCCTCCGAGCTCACAGGACTGACCCCTTGGACTGAGTGTCACTGACCATGTCCCCACTGTGTTGTGCAGAGCAGAGAACCACGGTACAGGGCCAGGTGTACTTCCTGCACACGCAGACGGGAGTCAGCACGTGGCACGACCCCAGGATACCCAGGTAGGTTTCCTGAGTGGCTCACCGGCAAGGCTGCGTTCCAGCGGTGCCTGGACCCCCTGGCTGTGGGTGATACAGCCCTTAGGGTATGGAGATGTAGGCTTAGAGGGTGGGCTGTCTGAGGTCCTGACTCAGACTCTCAGGGCGGCGGGGGCGGTAGTCCCAGCTctgctcccccctccccacagctgGTCAGCAGCTGCCGTGACACAATTGGGTCCTTTAGACTAAAGTTTATAGAGCGCGATCCTGGGTCTTGAAATCAGGTTCCATAACTGGAAGAGACCCTCACCCTTAGATGAAATCAAATGCACTTACTCGAAAAACCTTCAAGATGTGGTTGCTCTCATTTTAAACTAAAAGTATTGCTGAATAAAATGATCTGATATCTGACCTGATGCTTTAAATAATTGGAGTGGGGGAGTGAATGGGGAGCCCTGGAAGCAGGTTGGTGATGGGCTGGTAATTGTTGAAGCTGGTTATTTATTCACTatggtctctctttttttttatatgcttaaaattctccataataaaaagttaaacagGAAATATAAAGACTCTATCACCCTTTTTCTCTTCTACTTTACCATCCCTATTGCCTCAGTCCCTTGGGGACCATTCCTGGGGGAGATGAAGCTTTTCTATACGAGTTCCTTCTACAAGGCCATACATCTGAGCCCAGGTCAGAGagatccctgcccctcccctaccTGTAATGGAgttaagtttcttttttctctttgttctgctttctttttttttttttcttagaaaatttttttttggtttcagaaTAGCATTACTACTTAATAACATTTTAGTAAtgctcatttcctttttattcataATTTGTTTCATCTGAGAACAAGCTTCTTGCCTTTGATTTTCCAAATCTATGTTGAACTTACAATTCAGTGTCTATAATTAGAATGGAAGTATTACCTGCAAATGAATGAACTATCTCCTTGGTACTCTCGGGAAGGAAGGTCAGGCTTTTGTGCTCATTAGAAATGCATCTTGGTCAGTAATGCTTGCTCCCAGGTGACTGTGGATTGGGTTGAAATAATTAATCACGAGGTTATACTTAGAGCTACTTGCTTATTAACAAAAGTGACTCAAAACTGAGACGGCCTCATCCTGGCGCAGCTCTCTAGAATGGGAAGATTTCCAGTGCATGTTCCTATACTCGTCTGCTGGAGAAAACGTGTTTTCTGGGAGCTTTCCCATGGAGAGAGAGACCCTTCTGACCTTGAGCATCTCATTAACTTGTGAGCCCAGAGAGGCCTTCCGGCAGCATTCAGATCCCCCCcactattgggctggccaaacGTTCGATCGAGGTTCTGTATTGCATCTTCTGGATGCAGTGTTTCGGTCCTCTTTGGTGGAAGGAATGGTCTTCCCAGGCAGACGGTGCTGCGTGTCACAGCCACAGGCTCTGAGAGTTGCGATTCTATCCGTGGGTTTGCTGCCGCTTGCACCGGAGCCGGGCCTCGCTGGTGTTTGTGTAAGCAGCACCGTGGTGGCCTGCGTAGCCCTGTGGAAGGGGGCGCCATGTAAGCAGCACTGTGGTGGCCTGTGTAGCCCCTGTGGAAGGGGGCGCCCCTGCTCTTCTCACTGAAGGTTTGGTCTCAGGCCTCCACACTCAGATGGACAAACCACTGTGTGTCTTCCTTTCTGGTAGAGACCTTAACAGCGTGAACTGCGATGAACTTGGACCACTGCCGCCCGGTTGGGAAGTCCGCAGCACGGTTTCCGGGAGGATATATTTTGTAGATCATAATAACCGAACAACCCAGTTTACAGACCCACGGTTACACCACATCATGACGTAAGACTCTTACCGGCTCCTTGCCGGCCTCTTTACCGTTACAGTGCCATGTTTTCTACTATTTCCCTTCATCTGTCAACTGCATTGTTGGTTAGCAGAGAATAAGCGTGAGCAAAATATGATAATTACTGAGTGGACAGTCATGTGTTTTAAACTCTCAAGCCAGCTGGGTGCAGTCCTGAAGGCCTGTGTCACAGCCAGCCTGTAACTGAGTTGCAGCCTAAATCAAACCCCCGAACTGGCGCAGCTTCATTCTCGGAGCTTCCACACGCATATCTGATAAGACGGGTGGCCTCAGAGTGGGAAGCAGCAGAGTGAGGTTTTCCCTGGGGGTCTGCTCACCGCTGCGGGAAAGGGCTGGTCCAGAGCGCCATTTGGCTTCCCAGACCGTCATTCCCGGGGGACTTGGGTCTGGGGATGACCTTGGATCCCACACTCCACGTCCCAGGATAAGGCACGTGTGTCCTCAGACATGAGAGCCCGGGGGTGCTTGTCACTGAGAGCTGACGTAAGTCAGCAAAACTGGAGCAGAGCAGGTAGCTGGTCCTgggcctcctctgtccctggacttGCACCTCCAGTGAGGAGACTGGAGGCCCCCGGGTGAGAGGAGGAGGAGCGGCGCCCGCCACATTTCCCTCGTTTGCCTTGTGCGCGTCACCACCTCCACTGCCATCTGCTTTCAGTGTTCTGGTCACCTCCGTGTGATTCTCGGCCCCGAGGCCCTGCTGAGAGCGCGTCGGCACTAGTTGCCGATGAGTGCTAGAAGTTTCTGTGTTTATCATGGCAGTGATGATGTATGAGAGGCGGAGATGGGGGTCTCCTCTGTTATATCCTGGACACCTGTTGGGTTGGCCAGGAAGTTCATTTGGGGTTTCCGGTAACATCTGATGAAAAGGATGTTCTGAGGGTGGCCACCCCGGTTTTCACGTATCTGCGTACAGAGttgtgtcaccagggaagcactctTGACCGGAAGTGGGTGTCCTGACCTCTCTTCTCGGTCCCttggtgtgtgttggggggacaCTGCTGGCCGTTGCCCTTGGGGTGACCTCAGCGCCTCTGTTCTCCTCAAGTCACCAGTGCCAACTGAAGGAGCCCAGCCAGCCACCACCGCCACCCAGCGAGGGCTCCGTGGAGGATGAGGAGCTGCCCGCCCAGAGGTACGAGAGAGATCTGGTCCAGAAACTGAAGGTCCTCAGACACGAGCTCTCCTTGCAGCAGCCCCAGGCTGGCCACTGCCGCATCGAGGTGTCCAGAGAGGAGATATTTGAGGTACGGGGTTCGGGGCAGCTGGCCGTCTGGCGGACTCTTTCCCCCCTCAGTGGACAGTGAGTTCTGCTTCCTCTCTGGTGTTGGGGGTGAAATGTAGGGGTTTATCACGGCTGAAGCCCCAGGCAAGAGAGGGATCAGTATTTCTTCCTGTGGTCTAGGTTTAAAAGGCGATGACTTCTGAGTGAAGGTCTAGCGATCTGTACAGAACCAGTACGAAGTGGTGCTGTAAATCCCACACCTGCATTGTACGGATGGCATTTCCTGCCGTTGGCATGGCACCCTCAGAACCAAGCATCCCTGTGCGGGGCCTGGCCCACCACCTCCCTGTATGGCACTGTCTCCCTGGAGGAGCCAGTGGCCTCCCTCTCCCTACTGGCTCTGGGTGGCATGCTGACCTCTGTCCAGCTGCCCTGCGGCATCGGGCTCCCTAAGTAGGGGACCTCTGGCAGGCAGGCCCTTTCTCAGGACCGCCAGCGTTGGTAGAGTCTCAGCTGTGTATGGGTCTCTGTGGAAGCCTCGGTGAGGCGCAGGCTCTCCCAGCCCACAGCAGCCAGGGGGCCGCTCAGCGCCTTACCCAAAGTGCCCGGGGCCGCACGACTGGAGCCGCTCAAATGCCCAGTTTTGCCCACTGAGCGTCTTAAACGGCTGTCAGAACGGGGAAGCTGAATTGTGGACACGCTGCTGCCAGATCTTTTCAACATCCTCTCGCCTCTTGGGATGGTTGCTTTTGAATCCCGTTAAATTTAAAGCAAGAAAAGGTTCTTAAGTGCCTTTTCACTGAAAATACCCACAGACACTGAGCTGGTTCCACTCCAGAGGCTGACTCTGAGGCCCTGTTAGGCTGACCACATGTTTCCTGTGTCTGATGAGCTGCTTTATGTTCCACTGAAAGCCTCCTTGGCTTTTTGATTCAGTGAGAAAATGTGATTTTTGACTTCAGATGTAAAACCAGGCTCAGGATTCTTTTACTATTTCTCTCTTATTATTTTACTCTCTTATGAGGTCTTCATTTGGCTAAAGCATATAAACTTATAGGACACATTGGAATTCATTTGTGTGGAGAAAATCAGCCCTAGAGAGGACGTTTAATCCTTCAGTCGTGATTGTGCTGAGGGTATGTGTGTATCCTTGGGTGCAGTGCCAGCTGCCCTGACCTTTGTTGTTTCTGAGGGAGTGATGGTGGGAGAAAGGTGAAGGAGCAGCAGTGACCAGAGCCCAGAGTAACATCCTGAACAGGAACCAGACAGGACTCAGATTGCAGTTCTTAAAAATAACCTCGGATCTTATTTATAGTCAGGCTCCATTATAAATAACCTTTCATCAtgttataactttaaaaataagacaagttCTTTTCTCTGAAACTGTAATTTTGATGTGCAGGAGTCTTATCGCCAGATAATGAAGATGCGACCGAAAGACTTGAAAAAGCGACTCATGGTGAAATTCCGAGGAGAGGAAGGCTTGGACTATGGAGGGGTGGCGAGGTGAGAGGCTCGTGTGTCCCCGCTTCTGCATGGATGTCGGCGCACCTGTGAGCATATGTTTGCTGAGCGGCCCTCTGCTCCTTCCTGGTGCTGATCTTGGGGCAGTCAGAACTCGGGTCTTGCCATCAGAGCATTCTTAGGAAAAGAATTCCTAAAAGCGTGTGCTTGCTAGCATCTCGCCATGACCCATCGAGACCCAGCTCTTGACCCAAACATTGCTTCACTTCTTACAAAGTTTGAATTAAACTTTTAACCTTACTCCCTTCTCCATCTGACCTGGGAAGACAGTACACTCCCTGAACTTCCAGTTCAGGAACTTCTGAACCGGAAGTTAACGTGGGGACAGCCTGGCTTTTGTCCTAAGAGGACCTtcgggggtgggaggaaggcatGTGCATTGCCTTTGTGTCGAGGGGTTAAAGCGAGGTTTGGGTCAAAATAACTCATGCAGATGATTTAAAGGTAATAGTTTTTCATGATTACGTTATGTGTCCTATCTTCCCTCTTTTCACCTTTGAGACAACAGTTCTTTGGCTCTTTTAACTGTTTGTTTTAATAGAACGTCATCTAGACCATGAACTTGAGCGAGTTCGTTTATTAGCTACTGACCCTGTGATGTAGTTGGTAGGCACACAGACTAGGTCATGGTGTGGTGAGGATGAAATGTAATTCTTCCCAGTTCTGTAATATCAGGATTTCTAGTTCTTCTCTCATTCTTTGTAACTGTACATGATGTGTTTCcgcctttatttttttgttgtccACTAGAGACACTCTCTCTTGGCCTTTTTCATAAGAGAAGGATATTAATGCTCCTGACTTTCCCTTCTTTCCACTTCTTACCTCTTACATTCCATTATCTGTAGTATAACTTTAATAGTGTCAAGGCCaaagatttacattttgttctgtAACCAAAATTAAGCCAGTCTCCTGCGCTCGTGTATTATTTGTGAGTTGAAAGTCGGCACACTGTTTTATATTATTATGACAGTGTAAGTACTGTTCAGAGGGATTAAGTGGTattctatcatttattttatccttttgaacaaattttaatttttctaagaatttcttcttcttcttcttttaaaccaGGTCTTGTCTTTGTTGCTCCATTAAATATCGCTTTTGGCCAATTTCCCCTCCCATCCTCTCTTGTGGAGGCCCTGTCCCCTGACGGTTTCTGTAGACCTTCTGCACCGCTGTCTTCGTGGGACATCACtgctttcttgggttgcagccaTTGTTGTGTGGGTCCCATGGCTACTTATTCCTTGGCTTACTCCCTCGTGTTATTGGAGTATATCCTCAAGTAGCCTTCTTAGAAAGGGCGTGTGTGGGGTTAATTTTCCAAGATCTTAGGTCTGAAAATGTCTTATAATCTTCACTTTGATAGCTTGGCTTCTTATAGACTTCTAGAAAGAAAATCGTTTTCAATCAGAACTTTGAATTTGCTATCTGTCTCCATGCACCCAGGGTCACTGTCTGATGACAGTCTGGTTTTAGTCCCTTTTGTGCTATTTGTCCCCATCCAGGAGCATCCATCATCCACAGATGCTGT is a genomic window of Bubalus kerabau isolate K-KA32 ecotype Philippines breed swamp buffalo chromosome 23, PCC_UOA_SB_1v2, whole genome shotgun sequence containing:
- the SMURF1 gene encoding E3 ubiquitin-protein ligase SMURF1 isoform X1, encoding MSNPGTRRNGSSIKIRLTVLCAKNLAKKDFFRLPDPFAKIVVDGSGQCHSTDTVKNTLDPKWNQHYDLYVGKTDSITISVWNHKKIHKKQGAGFLGCVRLLSNAISRLKDTGYQRLDLCKLNPSDTDAVRGQIVVSLQTRDRIGTGGSVVDCRGLLESEGTVYEDSGPGRPLSCFMEEPAPYTDGPGAAAGGGNCRFVESPSQDQRLQAQRLRNPEVRGSLQTPQNRPHGHQSPELPEGYEQRTTVQGQVYFLHTQTGVSTWHDPRIPRDLNSVNCDELGPLPPGWEVRSTVSGRIYFVDHNNRTTQFTDPRLHHIMTHQCQLKEPSQPPPPPSEGSVEDEELPAQRYERDLVQKLKVLRHELSLQQPQAGHCRIEVSREEIFEESYRQIMKMRPKDLKKRLMVKFRGEEGLDYGGVAREWLYLLCHEMLNPYYGLFQYSTDNIYMLQINPDSSINPDHLSYFHFVGRIMGLAVFHGHYINGGFTVPFYKQLLGKPIQLSDLESVDPELHKSLVWILENDITPVLDHTFCVEHNAFGRILQHELKPNGRNVPVTEENKKEYVRLYVNWRFMRGIEAQFLALQKGFNELIPQHLLKPFDQKELELIIGGLDKIDLDDWKSNTRLKHCGADSNVVRWFWQAVETFDEERRARLLQFVTGSTRVPLQGFKALQGSTGAAGPRLFTIHLIDANTDNLPKAHTCFNRIDIPPYESYEKLYEKLLTAVEETCGFAVE
- the SMURF1 gene encoding E3 ubiquitin-protein ligase SMURF1 isoform X2; amino-acid sequence: MSNPGTRRNGSSIKIRLTVLCAKNLAKKDFFRLPDPFAKIVVDGSGQCHSTDTVKNTLDPKWNQHYDLYVGKTDSITISVWNHKKIHKKQGAGFLGCVRLLSNAISRLKDTGYQRLDLCKLNPSDTDAVRGQIVVSLQTRDRIGTGGSVVDCRGLLESEGTVYEDSGPGRPLSCFMEEPAPYTDGPGAAAGGGNCRFVESPSQDQRLQAQRLRNPEVRGSLQTPQNRPHGHQSPELPEGYEQRTTVQGQVYFLHTQTGVSTWHDPRIPRDLNSVNCDELGPLPPGWEVRSTVSGRIYFVDHNNRTTQFTDPRLHHIMTHQCQLKEPSQPPPPPSEGSVEDEELPAQRYERDLVQKLKVLRHELSLQQPQAGHCRIEVSREEIFEESYRQIMKMRPKDLKKRLMVKFRGEEGLDYGGVAREWLYLLCHEMLNPYYGLFQYSTDNIYMLQINPDSSINPDHLSYFHFVGRIMGLAVFHGHYINGGFTVPFYKQLLGKPIQLSDLESVDPELHKSLVWILENDITPVLDHTFCVEHNAFGRILQHELKPNGRNVPVTEENKKEYVRLYVNWRFMRGIEAQFLALQKGFNELIPQHLLKPFDQKELELIIGGLDKIDLDDWKSNTRLKHCGADSNVVRWFWQAVETFDEERRARLLQFVTGSTRVPLQGFKALQGAAGPRLFTIHLIDANTDNLPKAHTCFNRIDIPPYESYEKLYEKLLTAVEETCGFAVE
- the SMURF1 gene encoding E3 ubiquitin-protein ligase SMURF1 isoform X3 → MPVSPRWLCSATFKVLCAKNLAKKDFFRLPDPFAKIVVDGSGQCHSTDTVKNTLDPKWNQHYDLYVGKTDSITISVWNHKKIHKKQGAGFLGCVRLLSNAISRLKDTGYQRLDLCKLNPSDTDAVRGQIVVSLQTRDRIGTGGSVVDCRGLLESEGTVYEDSGPGRPLSCFMEEPAPYTDGPGAAAGGGNCRFVESPSQDQRLQAQRLRNPEVRGSLQTPQNRPHGHQSPELPEGYEQRTTVQGQVYFLHTQTGVSTWHDPRIPRDLNSVNCDELGPLPPGWEVRSTVSGRIYFVDHNNRTTQFTDPRLHHIMTHQCQLKEPSQPPPPPSEGSVEDEELPAQRYERDLVQKLKVLRHELSLQQPQAGHCRIEVSREEIFEESYRQIMKMRPKDLKKRLMVKFRGEEGLDYGGVAREWLYLLCHEMLNPYYGLFQYSTDNIYMLQINPDSSINPDHLSYFHFVGRIMGLAVFHGHYINGGFTVPFYKQLLGKPIQLSDLESVDPELHKSLVWILENDITPVLDHTFCVEHNAFGRILQHELKPNGRNVPVTEENKKEYVRLYVNWRFMRGIEAQFLALQKGFNELIPQHLLKPFDQKELELIIGGLDKIDLDDWKSNTRLKHCGADSNVVRWFWQAVETFDEERRARLLQFVTGSTRVPLQGFKALQGSTGAAGPRLFTIHLIDANTDNLPKAHTCFNRIDIPPYESYEKLYEKLLTAVEETCGFAVE